The proteins below come from a single Bactrocera dorsalis isolate Fly_Bdor chromosome 5, ASM2337382v1, whole genome shotgun sequence genomic window:
- the LOC105232769 gene encoding JNK-interacting protein 1 isoform X1, translating to MADSEFEEFHRPIFEPHQIQTYMSPGQKKNNAHTFYSLIPNDDLEDSPSSKSDASDQEDAGGGDLCCETTKLQRQVEDDEIGDGLKVVSLSSDGSLDTNDSFNSHRHHPLNHQDAIGGLVGIGTAAGTGNTTGTDCVVGSQLLLSPNTAAAIGATQQQQRRRRKLPEIPKNKKSSILHLLGGGYGQTTLADEMNNGRNQLNDNNNAITGNTINGNMNGLNGGTTVRNNQRSFLTLKCGYLLDEDSSPDSERLQSLGDVDSGHSTAHSPNDFKSMSPQITSPVSQSPFPQPFGGVPFSQLEMLEATHRGLHKFIPRHHDEIEIEIGDAIYVQKEADDLWCEGVNLRTGRQGIFPSAYAVDLDYNEFDPTVQQVKKERYLLGYLGSVETLAHKGTGVVCQAVRKIVGEYGNSPAGQVCILEVSDQGLRMVDRSGPNKKDKKPCIDYFYSLKNVSFCAFHPRDHRFIGFITKHPTVQRFACHVFKGSESTRPVAEAVGRAFQRFYQKFIETAYPIEDIYIE from the exons ATGGCAGACAGCGAATTCGAGGAGTTCCACAGGCCCATCTTTGAGCCACATCAGATACAAACTTATATGAGCCCTGgccaaaagaaaaataacgCCCATACATTCTATTC CTTAATACCGAATGACGACCTCGAGGATTCTCCATCTTCGAAGAGTGATGCCTCTGATCAGGAAGATGCCGGCGGTGGAGATCTTTGCTGTGAAACAACAAAACTGCAGCGTCAAGTAGAGGATGATGAAATCGGTGACGGTCTTAAGGTGGTATCGCTCTCTTCGGACGGCTCGTTGGACACAAATGACTCCTTCAATTCACATCGTCATCATCCGTTGAATCATCAGGATGCAATTGGTGGCCTGGTTGGCATTGGTACAGCTGCTGGCACGGGCAATACAACCGGCACTGATTGCGTAGTCGGTTCGCAATTATTACTTTCTCCCAATACAGCTGCTGCAATTGGTGCAACCCAGCAGCAACAACGACGTCGACGAAAATTACCGGAAATACCAAAGAATAAGAAAT CTTCCATTCTACATCTTTTAGGTGGTGGCTATGGGCAGACTACATTGGCTGACGAAATGAATAATGGGCGCAATCAATTGAATGACAACAATAACGCCATCACAGGCAATACAATTAACGGCAATATGAATGGTTTAAATGGTGGCACCACAGTACGAAATAATCAACGCTCATTTTTGACACTGAAATGTGGTTATCTACTAGATGAGGACTCCAGTCCAGATTCCGAACGTTTACAGAGTTTGGGCGATGTGGATAGTGGCCACAGCACAGCACATTCCCCAAATGATTTCAAAAGTATGTCACCACAAATCACTTCCCCCGTTTCACAATCACCATTTCCTCAGCCATTCGGTGGTGTGCCCTTCTCCCAACTCGAAATGCTTGAAGCTACACATCGTGGCTTACACAAGTTTATACCTCGTCATCATGatgaaatcgaaattgaaattgGCGATGCTATTTACGTACAAAAAGAGGCTGACGATCTCTGGTGCGAGGGTGTAAATCTTCGCACTGGTCGGCAGGGTATTTTTCCCTCAGCCTATGCGGTTGATTTGGATTACAATGAGTTCGATCCGACGGTGCAACAGGTGAAGAAGGAGCGTTATTTGCTCGGTTACTTGGGTTCGGTAGAGACATTAGCTCACAAGGGAACCGGTGTTGTGTGCCAAGCAGTGCGTAAGATTGTTGGTGAATATGGCAACTCACCAGCCGGTCAAGTGTGCATACTGGAGGTGTCGGATCAGGGTTTGCGCATGGTAGACCGTTCTGGACCAAAT aaGAAGGACAAGAAACCCTGCATCGATTACTTCTACTCACTAAAGAATGTCTCATTCTGTGCATTTCATCCACGTGATCACCGCTTTATTGGCTTTATAACGAAGCATCCAACGGTGCAACGTTTCGCATGTCATGTCTTCAAGGGCTCTGAGTCGACACGACCCGTAGCCGAAGCCGTGGG TCGAGCATTTCAACGTTTCTATCAGAAATTCATAGAAACAGCATATCCGATTGAAGATATATACATAGAGTAA
- the LOC105232769 gene encoding JNK-interacting protein 1 isoform X2, which yields MADSEFEEFHRPIFEPHQIQTYMSPGQKKNNAHTFYSLIPNDDLEDSPSSKSDASDQEDAGGGDLCCETTKLQRQVEDDEIGDGLKVVSLSSDGSLDTNDSFNSHRHHPLNHQDAIGGLVGIGTAAGTGNTTGTDCVVGSQLLLSPNTAAAIGATQQQQRRRRKLPEIPKNKKCGGYGQTTLADEMNNGRNQLNDNNNAITGNTINGNMNGLNGGTTVRNNQRSFLTLKCGYLLDEDSSPDSERLQSLGDVDSGHSTAHSPNDFKSMSPQITSPVSQSPFPQPFGGVPFSQLEMLEATHRGLHKFIPRHHDEIEIEIGDAIYVQKEADDLWCEGVNLRTGRQGIFPSAYAVDLDYNEFDPTVQQVKKERYLLGYLGSVETLAHKGTGVVCQAVRKIVGEYGNSPAGQVCILEVSDQGLRMVDRSGPNKKDKKPCIDYFYSLKNVSFCAFHPRDHRFIGFITKHPTVQRFACHVFKGSESTRPVAEAVGRAFQRFYQKFIETAYPIEDIYIE from the exons ATGGCAGACAGCGAATTCGAGGAGTTCCACAGGCCCATCTTTGAGCCACATCAGATACAAACTTATATGAGCCCTGgccaaaagaaaaataacgCCCATACATTCTATTC CTTAATACCGAATGACGACCTCGAGGATTCTCCATCTTCGAAGAGTGATGCCTCTGATCAGGAAGATGCCGGCGGTGGAGATCTTTGCTGTGAAACAACAAAACTGCAGCGTCAAGTAGAGGATGATGAAATCGGTGACGGTCTTAAGGTGGTATCGCTCTCTTCGGACGGCTCGTTGGACACAAATGACTCCTTCAATTCACATCGTCATCATCCGTTGAATCATCAGGATGCAATTGGTGGCCTGGTTGGCATTGGTACAGCTGCTGGCACGGGCAATACAACCGGCACTGATTGCGTAGTCGGTTCGCAATTATTACTTTCTCCCAATACAGCTGCTGCAATTGGTGCAACCCAGCAGCAACAACGACGTCGACGAAAATTACCGGAAATACCAAAGAATAAGAAAT GTGGTGGCTATGGGCAGACTACATTGGCTGACGAAATGAATAATGGGCGCAATCAATTGAATGACAACAATAACGCCATCACAGGCAATACAATTAACGGCAATATGAATGGTTTAAATGGTGGCACCACAGTACGAAATAATCAACGCTCATTTTTGACACTGAAATGTGGTTATCTACTAGATGAGGACTCCAGTCCAGATTCCGAACGTTTACAGAGTTTGGGCGATGTGGATAGTGGCCACAGCACAGCACATTCCCCAAATGATTTCAAAAGTATGTCACCACAAATCACTTCCCCCGTTTCACAATCACCATTTCCTCAGCCATTCGGTGGTGTGCCCTTCTCCCAACTCGAAATGCTTGAAGCTACACATCGTGGCTTACACAAGTTTATACCTCGTCATCATGatgaaatcgaaattgaaattgGCGATGCTATTTACGTACAAAAAGAGGCTGACGATCTCTGGTGCGAGGGTGTAAATCTTCGCACTGGTCGGCAGGGTATTTTTCCCTCAGCCTATGCGGTTGATTTGGATTACAATGAGTTCGATCCGACGGTGCAACAGGTGAAGAAGGAGCGTTATTTGCTCGGTTACTTGGGTTCGGTAGAGACATTAGCTCACAAGGGAACCGGTGTTGTGTGCCAAGCAGTGCGTAAGATTGTTGGTGAATATGGCAACTCACCAGCCGGTCAAGTGTGCATACTGGAGGTGTCGGATCAGGGTTTGCGCATGGTAGACCGTTCTGGACCAAAT aaGAAGGACAAGAAACCCTGCATCGATTACTTCTACTCACTAAAGAATGTCTCATTCTGTGCATTTCATCCACGTGATCACCGCTTTATTGGCTTTATAACGAAGCATCCAACGGTGCAACGTTTCGCATGTCATGTCTTCAAGGGCTCTGAGTCGACACGACCCGTAGCCGAAGCCGTGGG TCGAGCATTTCAACGTTTCTATCAGAAATTCATAGAAACAGCATATCCGATTGAAGATATATACATAGAGTAA
- the LOC105232770 gene encoding tryptophan 5-hydroxylase 1 — protein MSASGKSLLGLWLYRSGEQEWAVKQGSPLHTLRKEHRSLDTSNSESGSEKGSIDLSDSNRQSSPGDRVSIIFTLKNQVGNLARALQVFQELGINVLHLELSPLEKATNQADVLVDVECDARRLDKVLQMLNREVQSVNYTTIHPMSRTPSLSACSSFDFGEMVWFPRKISDLDKAQNVLMYGSELDADHPGFKDPVYRKRRETFSAIANNYKSGHAIPRVTYTPEEIKTWGTVFRELHRLYIKHAVPEYMENWPELVKYCGYREDNVPQLEDVSNYLKRKTGFQLRPVAGYLSPRDFLSGLAFRVFHCTQYIRHSSDPFYTPEPDCCHELLGHMPLLANPSFAQFSQEIGLASLGAADADIEKLATLYFFTVEFGLCKQQDNTFKVYGAGLLSSIAELQHAIAAKEKIKKFDPEVTCQEECIITSYQNAYYYTDSFEEAKEQMRNFADSIQRPFGVRYNPYTQEVEVLSNAQKITAFVSELKGDLSLVCQAMRKISANDEQLDVDSIANMLQTTLHVRGDRTPGSSVSPDNSDNSQHSVGE, from the exons atgagcGCTTCTGGTAAAAGTTTGCTGGGTCTTTGGCTCTATCGTAGTGGCGAGCAGGAGTGGGCTGTGAAACAGGGTAGCCCACTGCATACGTTACGCAAAGAACATCGCAGTCTA GATACCTCGAATTCCGAAAGTGGCAGTGAGAAAGGTAGTATTGATTTGAGCGATTCGAATCGCCAAAGTTCACCAGGAGATCGAGTGTCCATAATTTTCACCTTGAAAAATCAAGTTGGGAATTTAGCTAGAGCGTTGCAAGTATTTCAAGAGCTAGGCATTAATGTTCTACATTTGGAATTATCGCCTTTGGAGAAGGCAACCAATCAG gcTGACGTTCTCGTCGATGTGGAATGCGATGCTCGACGTTTGGATAAGGTACTGCAAATGTTAAACCGCGAGGTGCAGTCTGTAAATTACACCACCATACATCCGATGTCACGAACGCCATCGTTATCAGCCTGCTCCAGTTTTG ACTTTGGAGAAATGGTCTGGTTTCCACGCAAAATATCCGATTTGGATAAAGCACAAAATGTGCTAATGTATGGCTCGGAACTCGATGCTGACCACCCAGGATTCAAAGATCCGGTCTATCGTAAGCGTCGCGAGACATTTTCTGCTATTGCTAACAACTACAAGAG tGGCCATGCAATACCACGTGTGACCTACACACCTGAGGAGATAAAAACGTG GGGCACTGTCTTCCGTGAACTTCACCGCCTCTATATCAAGCATGCAGTGCCGGAGTATATGGAAAATTGGCCGGAATTGGTGAAGTACTGCGGTTACCGTGAGGATAATGTGCCTCAATTGGAGGATGTTAGTAACTACTTGAAGCGTAAGACGGGATTTCAGCTACGTCCAGTTGCTGGTTACTTATCGCCACGCGATTTTTTGTCTGGCTTGGCTTTTCGTGTTTTTCATTGTACGCAGTATATTCGACACTCATCGGATCCATTTTATACGCCCGAACC tGACTGCTGTCATGAGCTTCTGGGTCATATGCCATTACTAGCTAATCCAAGTTTTGCTCAGTTCTCTCAGGAAATCGGTTTGGCTTCGTTGGGAGCCGCGGATGCAGATATTGAAAAGTTGGCAACG TTATATTTCTTTACGGTGGAATTTGGTCTCTGCAAGCAACAGGATAACACTTTCAAAGTATACGGCGCTGGACTACTAAGCTCTATAGCTGAACTACAGCATGCCATAGCCGCTaaagagaaaatcaaaaaattcgatCCGGAAGTTACGTGTCAAGAGGAATGCATCATAACCTCATATCAAAATGCTTACTACTACACCGATTCATTTGAGGAAGCCAAAGAGCAGATGAG AAATTTCGCTGATAGCATACAACGCCCCTTCGGTGTGCGCTACAATCCTTATACCCAAGAGGTCGAGGTGCTCTCGAATGCGCAGAAGATAACCGCTTTTGTGAGCGAGCTAAAGGGCGATTTGAGTCTGGTTTGTCAGGCAATGCGCAAGATTTCCGCAAACGATGAACAATTGGATGTGGACAGCattgcaaatatgttgcaaacaACATTGCATGTGCGCGGCGATCGAACGCCCGGCAGCTCGGTAAGTCCAGATAACTCAGATAACTCGCAGCACTCGGTTGGTGAATAG